Proteins encoded within one genomic window of Polaribacter sp. NJDZ03:
- a CDS encoding PolC-type DNA polymerase III: MNFNWFRKKNKKVPPAFFLEYEKSILNTEKLPINETRFVVFDTETTGLDKKKDRVLSIGAVALINNTLNVNDSFEVYLKQEIFNPETVHIHGILKEGNTTKITELEALKQFLKYIGNSVLVGHHVGFDVAMINQILLRNNLPGLKNKTLDTEYLYRKSKHTIYKNTLPEERYTLDKLCDELNVSKSDRHTASGDAFITAIIFLKIMSRLDKKGNLKFRELLS; this comes from the coding sequence ATGAATTTTAATTGGTTTCGTAAAAAAAACAAAAAAGTGCCACCTGCCTTCTTTTTAGAATATGAAAAAAGTATTTTAAACACAGAAAAACTGCCAATTAATGAAACTCGGTTTGTAGTTTTTGATACAGAAACAACTGGCTTAGACAAGAAAAAAGACAGAGTTCTATCTATTGGTGCCGTAGCTTTAATTAATAATACTTTAAATGTAAATGATAGCTTTGAAGTGTATTTAAAACAAGAAATATTTAATCCAGAAACGGTACACATTCATGGAATTTTAAAGGAAGGTAACACTACAAAAATTACAGAATTAGAAGCTTTAAAACAGTTTTTAAAATATATTGGCAACTCGGTATTGGTAGGTCATCATGTTGGTTTTGATGTTGCTATGATTAACCAAATATTATTGAGAAATAACTTACCAGGTCTTAAAAACAAAACGCTAGACACAGAGTATTTGTATAGAAAATCTAAACATACTATTTATAAAAACACATTGCCAGAAGAGCGTTATACTTTAGATAAATTGTGCGATGAATTAAATGTTTCTAAAAGCGATAGACACACCGCAAGTGGAGATGCTTTTATTACAGCAATTATCTTTTTAAAAATAATGTCTCGTTTAGATAAAAAAGGCAACCTAAAATTTAGAGAACTACTTTCTTAG
- a CDS encoding PIG-L family deacetylase: protein MKKFLLSTLAFLLISISVFAQKPQKLTSNQIYEKIQKLNFLGTALYIAAHPDDENTRLISYLSNNVKARTGYLSLTRGDGGQNLIGSELRELLGVIRTQELLAARRIDGGEQLFTRANDFGFSKHPDETLKIWNKEAVLSDVVWAIRTFKPDVIINRFDHRTPGTTHGHHTSSAMLSVEAFDMVGDSTKYTDQLKYTKTWQPKRLFHNISTYSFKSQAAFNEAAKDLMSVDVGEYYALKGLSNNEIASIASSQHLSQGFGRLTTRGSQKEYVEFLKGDSLKVDSDIFSGINTTWSRLKNGASIGKILKDVEDNFDFVNPSKHLSKLMLAYSMMSDLEDNHWKTIKEKQIKEIIEACAGLYIEASANSSSGTPNSKIDINFEVLNRSDVNMQLTSIVSELDSVEIFKGFNLTKNKKFTFKETVTLKTDTYTDPYWLRKEPSLGMYTVDNQELIGLPETPSISKITYKLIIDFIPITFTKNIVRRYAERDKGEIYEPYEVLPEVTTRIKNKVLVFSDSIPKNINVEIRAGISFVQGKVSLKVPENWTVTPTEINFNIEQKEDLQMVSFLVTPPKDPSEGQLEVIAVSKGKSYTKELVEINYNHIPKQSVLLNSEAKVVRLNIKKVGNIIGYIKGAGDAVPESLRQIGYKVELIKPIDINGENLLKYDAIVLGIRAYNVVDELKFKQKFLLEYVAKGGNMIVQYNTNRNVDVAAPYPLQLSRDRVTDESADVLILAEDNPLMNFPNKITNDDFNGWVQERGLYFPNMWHEAYVPVLSMHDKGENMKLGSLLIAKYGKGNYMYTGLSFFRELLAGVSGAYKLFANMLSVGKEVSK, encoded by the coding sequence ATGAAGAAATTTTTACTTTCTACACTAGCTTTTTTACTGATTTCTATTTCAGTATTTGCACAAAAACCTCAAAAATTAACCTCAAATCAGATTTACGAGAAAATTCAGAAACTGAATTTTCTAGGAACTGCGCTCTATATTGCTGCGCATCCAGATGATGAAAACACGCGCTTAATCTCTTATTTATCAAATAATGTAAAAGCAAGAACTGGTTATTTGTCTTTAACAAGAGGAGATGGAGGTCAGAATTTAATTGGCTCAGAACTTAGAGAATTATTAGGAGTTATTAGAACACAAGAATTATTAGCGGCAAGACGCATTGATGGTGGAGAGCAACTATTTACAAGGGCCAATGATTTTGGATTTTCTAAACACCCAGATGAAACGTTAAAAATCTGGAATAAAGAAGCTGTTTTAAGTGATGTTGTTTGGGCAATTAGAACTTTTAAGCCAGATGTAATTATTAATAGATTCGATCATAGAACGCCAGGTACAACACACGGGCATCATACAAGTTCGGCAATGTTAAGTGTAGAAGCATTTGATATGGTGGGAGATTCTACAAAATATACAGATCAATTAAAATATACCAAAACTTGGCAACCAAAACGTTTGTTTCATAATATTTCTACGTATTCTTTTAAAAGTCAGGCAGCATTTAATGAAGCAGCAAAAGATTTAATGTCTGTTGATGTTGGTGAGTATTATGCTTTAAAGGGCCTATCTAATAACGAGATTGCATCTATAGCTAGTAGCCAACATTTAAGTCAAGGTTTTGGGCGTTTAACAACCAGAGGATCTCAAAAAGAGTATGTGGAGTTTTTAAAAGGAGATTCTTTAAAAGTAGATAGTGATATTTTTTCTGGAATTAATACTACTTGGAGTCGTTTAAAAAATGGAGCTTCCATTGGAAAAATTTTAAAGGATGTTGAAGATAATTTCGATTTTGTAAATCCGTCTAAACACTTATCTAAATTAATGTTAGCGTATAGCATGATGAGCGATTTAGAAGACAATCATTGGAAAACAATTAAAGAAAAGCAAATTAAAGAAATTATTGAAGCTTGTGCAGGTTTGTATATAGAAGCTTCTGCAAACAGTTCTTCTGGGACCCCAAACTCTAAAATTGATATCAATTTTGAAGTCTTAAATAGAAGTGATGTAAACATGCAATTAACATCTATTGTTTCTGAATTGGATAGCGTTGAGATTTTTAAAGGATTTAATTTAACAAAGAATAAGAAATTTACATTTAAAGAAACAGTTACTTTAAAAACAGACACGTACACAGATCCTTATTGGTTGCGTAAAGAACCTAGTTTAGGTATGTACACCGTAGACAATCAAGAATTAATTGGGTTGCCAGAAACACCAAGTATTTCTAAAATAACCTATAAATTAATTATAGATTTTATTCCCATAACCTTTACTAAAAACATTGTAAGAAGATATGCAGAAAGAGATAAAGGAGAAATTTATGAGCCTTATGAGGTTTTACCAGAAGTAACTACAAGAATTAAAAACAAAGTACTTGTTTTTTCTGATAGCATACCTAAAAATATCAATGTAGAAATTAGAGCAGGTATCAGTTTTGTACAAGGAAAGGTGAGTTTAAAAGTTCCTGAAAATTGGACTGTAACTCCTACAGAAATTAATTTTAATATTGAGCAAAAGGAAGATTTACAAATGGTTTCATTTTTAGTAACTCCACCTAAAGATCCATCTGAAGGACAATTAGAAGTTATTGCGGTTTCTAAAGGAAAGAGTTATACGAAAGAATTAGTAGAAATTAATTACAACCATATTCCTAAACAAAGTGTTTTATTAAATTCTGAAGCAAAAGTTGTTCGTTTAAATATTAAAAAAGTAGGAAATATAATTGGTTATATAAAAGGAGCAGGAGATGCGGTTCCAGAAAGTTTACGTCAGATTGGTTATAAAGTAGAGTTGATAAAACCTATTGATATTAATGGCGAAAATTTATTAAAATATGATGCTATTGTTTTAGGTATTAGAGCTTATAATGTGGTTGATGAACTAAAGTTTAAACAAAAATTCTTGTTAGAATATGTTGCAAAAGGAGGAAACATGATTGTGCAGTATAATACTAATAGAAATGTAGATGTTGCAGCACCTTATCCTTTACAATTGTCTAGAGATAGAGTAACAGATGAGTCTGCAGATGTTTTAATCTTGGCAGAAGACAATCCTTTAATGAATTTTCCTAATAAAATTACTAACGACGATTTTAATGGTTGGGTGCAAGAACGTGGTTTGTATTTTCCTAATATGTGGCACGAAGCTTATGTTCCTGTTTTATCGATGCATGATAAAGGAGAAAACATGAAATTGGGTAGCTTGCTAATTGCAAAATATGGGAAAGGAAATTATATGTATACAGGTTTAAGTTTCTTTAGAGAATTGCTTGCTGGTGTTTCTGGTGCGTACAAATTATTTGCAAATATGTTGTCTGTAGGAAAAGAGGTTTCTAAGTAG
- a CDS encoding Gfo/Idh/MocA family protein: protein MEKKTIKWGIIGLGNIAHKFAEDLATVENAELVAVASRSQEKADKFALKYNSKKAYASYSDLANDAEVDAVYIATPHSFHKENAILCLQNKKAVLCEKPFAMNLQEVEEMIAVARENNVLLMEALWTYFLPHYTYVLESLKNEKFGKVLKLEADFGFSSTFDNESRLFKKEVGGGSLLDIGVYTIFAALSTLGVPNSIEADATFFDNGADSACNMLFTYNDQKAILKTTLVEDAATEAIFTCERGIIKINTMFHMPTTVTITENGKEETIDFNYKTIGYNFETEHFNNLLRAGKKESDIMTFDFSKNLIKTLDEVRDLIGLEY from the coding sequence ATGGAAAAAAAAACGATTAAATGGGGAATTATAGGGTTAGGTAATATTGCTCATAAATTTGCTGAAGATTTAGCAACAGTAGAAAATGCAGAATTAGTTGCTGTGGCGTCTAGAAGTCAAGAAAAAGCAGATAAGTTTGCACTAAAATACAACTCAAAAAAAGCCTATGCTTCTTATTCAGATTTAGCGAATGATGCTGAGGTAGATGCGGTTTATATTGCAACTCCACACAGTTTTCATAAGGAGAACGCGATACTTTGTTTACAAAACAAAAAAGCGGTTTTATGCGAAAAACCTTTTGCAATGAATTTACAAGAGGTAGAAGAAATGATTGCGGTTGCTAGAGAGAATAACGTTTTGCTAATGGAAGCATTATGGACTTATTTTTTACCACATTATACTTATGTTTTAGAAAGTCTTAAAAATGAGAAATTTGGAAAGGTATTAAAACTAGAAGCAGATTTTGGTTTTTCTAGCACATTTGATAATGAGAGCAGATTATTTAAAAAAGAAGTGGGTGGAGGTAGTTTGTTAGATATTGGTGTTTATACAATTTTTGCAGCATTATCTACTTTAGGAGTTCCTAATTCTATAGAAGCAGATGCTACTTTTTTTGATAACGGAGCAGACTCTGCGTGTAATATGTTGTTTACTTATAATGACCAGAAAGCAATTTTAAAAACTACATTGGTAGAAGATGCTGCTACAGAAGCAATTTTTACTTGCGAAAGAGGTATTATAAAAATAAACACGATGTTTCATATGCCTACAACTGTAACTATTACAGAAAATGGTAAAGAGGAAACCATCGATTTTAACTACAAAACGATTGGTTATAATTTTGAAACGGAACACTTTAATAACCTTTTAAGAGCAGGTAAAAAAGAAAGTGATATAATGACGTTTGATTTCTCTAAAAACTTGATTAAAACCTTAGATGAGGTAAGAGATCTTATTGGATTAGAATATTAG
- a CDS encoding ACP phosphodiesterase — protein sequence MIGNFIADHIRGNNYEGFSKEIQQGIFLHREIDTFTDAHKIVRKSKRRLHERYRHYDGVIIDIFYDYFLAKNWSDYSDVPLEVYTDGINKMFGKIANELPIKSQNFIKYMIEYNILFNYQNKEGIAKVLNGMNTRTKGKSQMNLAIEDLNLLEDELQEDFTLFFKDLIEHTNHKFKEITSVSNTNEIQE from the coding sequence ATGATTGGTAATTTTATTGCAGATCATATTAGAGGTAATAATTACGAAGGTTTTTCTAAAGAAATTCAGCAAGGTATTTTCTTACATAGAGAAATAGACACGTTTACAGACGCACATAAAATTGTAAGAAAAAGCAAACGACGTTTGCACGAACGATACAGACATTACGATGGTGTAATTATCGATATCTTTTATGATTATTTCTTAGCAAAGAATTGGTCCGATTATTCAGACGTTCCTCTAGAGGTTTACACAGATGGCATCAATAAAATGTTTGGTAAAATAGCTAACGAATTGCCTATAAAATCTCAAAACTTTATTAAATATATGATTGAATATAACATTCTATTCAATTATCAGAATAAAGAAGGAATCGCAAAGGTTTTAAACGGAATGAATACCAGAACAAAAGGAAAATCTCAAATGAATTTAGCTATCGAAGATTTAAATCTTTTAGAAGATGAACTTCAAGAAGATTTTACCTTATTTTTTAAAGATTTAATTGAGCATACAAATCATAAGTTTAAAGAAATAACTAGCGTTTCTAATACAAATGAAATTCAAGAGTAA
- the dnaN gene encoding DNA polymerase III subunit beta, which yields MKFIVSSSQLLKQLQVLGGVINSNNTLPILDNFLFELSENQLKVSASDLETTMSSVIDVESDSSGSIAVSARLLLDTLKTFPDQPLTFKTEGDNAIEISSDQGKYDMAYFGGDEFPKAVSLPSPSKTVVPASILGTAISKTIFAAGNDDLRPVMSGVFFQFSSQSLTFVATDAHKLVKYTRTDVTADQTAEFIMPKKPLNLLKGILGGSESDVTIEYNDANAKFTFDNVVLVCRLIDGKYPNYEAVIPKENPNKLTVDRASFLNSVRRVSIFSSKTTHQIRLKMAGTELNISAEDLDFSNKADERLSCDYQGDDMQIGFNSRFLSEMLNNLSSNDVLIEMSLPNRAGILTPIDGTDEGEQVTMLVMPVMLNS from the coding sequence ATGAAATTTATTGTATCGAGTTCGCAATTATTAAAACAATTACAAGTTTTAGGCGGCGTTATAAATAGCAACAATACCTTACCAATTTTAGATAACTTTTTGTTTGAATTATCTGAAAACCAATTAAAAGTTTCTGCATCAGATTTAGAAACAACTATGAGTTCTGTAATAGATGTAGAAAGTGATAGTTCTGGTTCTATAGCTGTTTCTGCACGTTTATTATTAGATACCTTAAAGACGTTTCCAGACCAACCTTTAACGTTTAAAACGGAAGGTGACAATGCAATTGAAATTAGTTCTGATCAAGGTAAATATGACATGGCTTATTTTGGTGGAGATGAATTCCCTAAAGCGGTTTCTTTACCATCACCAAGTAAAACAGTGGTTCCTGCAAGTATTTTAGGAACTGCAATTTCTAAAACAATATTTGCTGCCGGAAACGACGATTTACGCCCAGTAATGAGTGGAGTGTTTTTTCAATTTAGTTCACAAAGCTTAACTTTTGTTGCAACGGATGCTCATAAATTAGTAAAATACACTAGAACGGATGTTACTGCAGATCAAACTGCAGAATTCATTATGCCAAAGAAACCTTTAAATTTATTAAAAGGAATTTTAGGTGGTTCTGAAAGTGATGTTACTATTGAATATAATGACGCAAATGCAAAATTCACGTTTGATAACGTAGTTTTAGTATGTCGTTTAATTGATGGAAAATATCCAAACTACGAAGCAGTTATTCCTAAAGAGAATCCAAATAAATTAACAGTAGACAGAGCTTCTTTCTTAAACTCTGTAAGACGTGTTTCTATTTTCTCTAGTAAAACAACACACCAGATTCGTTTAAAAATGGCGGGTACAGAATTAAATATTTCTGCAGAAGATTTAGATTTTTCTAACAAAGCAGACGAACGTTTAAGCTGTGATTACCAAGGTGATGATATGCAAATTGGGTTTAACTCTCGTTTTTTAAGCGAAATGTTAAACAATTTAAGTTCTAACGATGTTTTAATTGAAATGTCTTTACCAAACAGAGCAGGTATTTTAACGCCTATTGATGGAACAGACGAAGGTGAACAAGTTACTATGTTGGTAATGCCAGTAATGTTGAATAGTTAA
- a CDS encoding DUF294 nucleotidyltransferase-like domain-containing protein, which translates to MKNSIAERVYDFLKNYPPFNLLAPKKILEIATEVSIIYLEKGKVILNENDKIHKHFYIVRNGGISLYKNSNDKKVLVDICDSGDIFGLRPLISKENYLLDAIANEESIVYAIPIEIFEAVSEKSLKINKYLLTSFASNSFDPYTNEQNNNVFTDYIENDNLAYSNLHSVNYTKKPLNCTIKSTVKEAAIKMSNQKIGYIIVVDEACVPLGIITNGDLKSKIATGLFSIDTSVKEIMSSPVITQSKNLTVLDAQLQMIKHKVGHLCITADGTSNSKLLGILTNHDVLTSLGNNPIIILKEIKRAKKTKEIREIRNKANLLLKSYLELNIPLSHISKIISEINDGVAMRVIELSLEKMETPAPAKFTWLTLGSQGRKEQLLYTDQDNALIFEDVSKEQYAETKEYFLKLAGHITKSLHKIGYEYCPAEMMASNPKWCLSLSEWKDQFNEWILNIDGEAILLSSIFFDFNAIYGDFSMARALTKSIFKTLNERSLLFVFLAKEAVASPSPLGFFKQFLLENNGDHKDSFNIKQRALMPLINAARLLTLSNNIFEINNTALRFERLAEIEPQNKELYQSCSYAFKALLKFKTKQGILHNDSGKFIQLESLTKEEKLQLKGCFKPIREIQEVLSVKFNLSNII; encoded by the coding sequence CTTATTAGCTCCTAAAAAAATACTTGAAATTGCTACTGAAGTTTCCATCATCTATTTAGAAAAAGGAAAAGTTATTTTAAACGAAAATGATAAAATTCACAAACATTTTTACATTGTAAGAAATGGCGGAATTAGCTTGTATAAAAATTCTAATGACAAAAAAGTACTGGTAGATATTTGTGATAGTGGAGACATTTTTGGCTTAAGACCCTTAATTAGTAAAGAAAACTATTTACTAGACGCAATTGCCAATGAAGAATCTATTGTTTATGCTATTCCTATTGAAATTTTTGAAGCTGTCTCAGAAAAAAGTTTAAAGATTAATAAATACCTATTAACTTCTTTTGCTTCTAATTCTTTTGATCCCTATACAAATGAACAAAATAACAATGTTTTTACAGATTATATAGAGAATGATAATTTGGCTTATTCTAATTTACATTCTGTAAATTACACCAAAAAACCTTTAAACTGTACCATTAAATCTACAGTTAAAGAAGCGGCAATAAAAATGAGCAATCAAAAAATTGGCTATATTATTGTGGTTGATGAGGCTTGCGTTCCTTTAGGGATTATTACAAATGGAGATCTTAAAAGCAAAATAGCAACAGGCCTTTTTTCTATAGATACCTCTGTAAAAGAAATTATGTCATCTCCAGTAATTACACAATCTAAAAATCTTACTGTTTTAGATGCTCAGTTACAAATGATAAAACACAAGGTAGGCCATTTATGTATTACCGCAGATGGAACTAGTAATTCTAAACTGTTAGGAATTTTAACGAACCATGATGTTTTAACTTCACTAGGGAATAACCCTATTATTATTTTAAAGGAAATTAAACGTGCTAAAAAAACGAAAGAGATTCGTGAAATTAGAAACAAAGCAAACCTACTTTTAAAATCTTATTTAGAGCTAAATATTCCGTTATCGCATATTTCTAAGATAATATCAGAAATAAATGATGGAGTTGCCATGAGAGTTATTGAGCTTTCTTTAGAAAAGATGGAAACGCCTGCACCGGCTAAATTTACTTGGTTAACATTAGGTAGTCAGGGTAGAAAAGAACAGCTTTTATATACAGACCAAGACAACGCTCTTATTTTTGAAGATGTTAGTAAAGAACAGTACGCAGAAACAAAAGAATATTTTTTAAAACTAGCAGGTCATATCACTAAATCATTGCATAAGATTGGCTATGAATATTGTCCTGCAGAAATGATGGCAAGCAACCCTAAATGGTGTTTATCATTGTCTGAATGGAAAGATCAATTTAACGAATGGATTTTAAATATTGATGGAGAAGCCATTTTATTATCGTCTATTTTCTTTGATTTTAATGCTATTTATGGCGACTTCTCAATGGCAAGAGCGCTAACCAAAAGCATTTTTAAAACACTAAATGAAAGGAGTCTTTTATTTGTTTTTTTAGCAAAAGAAGCAGTTGCAAGTCCATCGCCTTTAGGCTTTTTTAAACAATTTTTATTAGAGAATAATGGAGACCACAAAGATTCTTTTAATATAAAACAAAGAGCCTTAATGCCATTAATTAATGCAGCAAGACTTTTAACACTCTCCAATAATATTTTCGAGATTAACAATACTGCTCTCCGTTTTGAAAGATTAGCAGAAATAGAACCTCAAAATAAAGAGTTGTATCAATCTTGCTCTTATGCTTTTAAAGCTTTGCTAAAATTTAAAACAAAACAGGGAATATTACACAACGATTCTGGTAAATTTATTCAATTAGAATCTTTAACAAAAGAAGAAAAGCTACAACTAAAAGGGTGCTTTAAACCAATTAGAGAGATTCAAGAAGTACTTAGCGTTAAATTTAACTTATCCAATATCATATAA
- a CDS encoding sodium:solute symporter translates to MEIESKLHYIDWIILSVTLIFIVAYGTYVTRKNDNVTDYIKGGSDSKWWTIGLSVMATQASAITFLSTPGQAFHSGMGFVQFYFGLPIAMIIICVVFIPIYHKLKVYTAYEFLEGRFDLKTRSLAAILFLVQRGLAAGITIFAPAIILSAVLDWDLLTLNIIIGFLVIIYTVSGGTKAVNVTQKQQMIIIFIGMLIAFFMIMSQLPENITFTNALEIAGASNKMDVLDFSFDLSNRYTVWTGILGGTFLMLSYFGTDQSQVQRYLSGKSVRESQLGLIFNGLLKVPMQFFILLIGVMVFVFYQFNASPLNFSPTANDAVHNSEYLAEYQELEAEHTIIENDKRLLFSDGFQAEEKERIQELNARDLELKESAKEIIKKVDEKSIKKIESNDKDYVFIHFILNNLPRGLIGLLLAVILSAAMSSTASELNALASTTAIDLYKRNVREDKSEAHYVKASKWFTLLWGIIAISVACVANLFDNLIQLVNIIGSIFYGNVLGIFLLAFFVKFVRGNAVFVAALITQALIITVFLLDWLPYLWLNLLGCALVMGIAIIIQTFIPVDKSAGYSDR, encoded by the coding sequence ATGGAAATTGAAAGTAAATTACATTATATAGATTGGATTATTCTGTCTGTAACGCTTATTTTTATTGTGGCTTATGGTACGTATGTTACGCGTAAAAATGACAATGTTACCGATTATATAAAGGGTGGAAGTGACTCTAAATGGTGGACGATTGGTTTGTCTGTTATGGCAACACAAGCGAGTGCAATTACGTTTTTATCTACACCAGGGCAAGCGTTTCATAGTGGTATGGGGTTTGTACAGTTTTACTTCGGATTGCCCATTGCAATGATTATTATTTGCGTGGTTTTTATACCGATTTATCACAAATTAAAAGTCTATACAGCCTACGAGTTTTTAGAAGGAAGATTCGATTTAAAGACAAGGAGTTTAGCTGCAATTTTGTTTCTAGTTCAGCGTGGATTGGCCGCAGGAATTACCATTTTTGCGCCTGCAATTATTTTAAGTGCTGTACTAGATTGGGATTTGTTAACGCTAAATATTATCATTGGTTTCTTAGTGATTATTTACACGGTTTCTGGAGGTACAAAAGCTGTAAACGTAACGCAAAAACAACAAATGATTATCATTTTTATTGGAATGCTAATTGCGTTTTTTATGATTATGAGTCAGCTTCCGGAGAATATTACGTTCACCAACGCATTAGAAATTGCGGGTGCAAGTAATAAAATGGACGTGTTAGATTTTTCTTTCGATTTAAGTAATAGATACACCGTTTGGACAGGTATTTTAGGAGGTACTTTTTTAATGTTATCCTATTTTGGAACAGACCAAAGTCAGGTGCAGCGTTATTTGTCGGGGAAATCGGTTCGTGAAAGTCAATTAGGTTTAATTTTTAATGGATTGTTAAAGGTGCCAATGCAGTTCTTTATCCTGTTAATTGGGGTAATGGTTTTTGTTTTTTATCAATTTAATGCATCGCCTTTAAACTTTAGCCCTACGGCAAATGATGCAGTTCATAACTCTGAATATTTAGCAGAATATCAAGAACTAGAAGCAGAACATACCATTATAGAAAACGATAAAAGACTGTTGTTTTCTGATGGATTTCAGGCTGAAGAAAAAGAACGAATTCAAGAATTAAATGCAAGAGATTTAGAATTAAAAGAATCGGCAAAAGAAATTATTAAAAAAGTTGATGAGAAGTCGATTAAAAAAATAGAATCGAACGACAAAGATTATGTGTTTATTCATTTTATTTTAAACAACTTACCAAGAGGATTAATCGGGTTATTATTGGCTGTAATTTTATCTGCAGCAATGTCTTCTACCGCGTCAGAATTAAACGCGTTGGCAAGCACAACTGCTATAGATTTATACAAACGAAATGTAAGAGAAGACAAAAGTGAAGCCCATTATGTAAAGGCCTCTAAATGGTTTACTTTACTTTGGGGAATCATAGCTATTTCGGTGGCTTGTGTGGCTAATTTATTCGATAATTTAATTCAGCTTGTAAATATTATTGGGTCTATTTTTTACGGAAATGTCTTGGGTATTTTCTTGTTGGCGTTTTTTGTTAAATTTGTTAGAGGAAATGCTGTTTTTGTAGCAGCATTAATTACACAAGCATTAATTATTACTGTATTTTTACTTGATTGGTTGCCATATTTATGGCTTAACTTATTAGGGTGTGCGTTAGTAATGGGAATTGCAATTATTATTCAAACATTTATTCCTGTGGATAAATCCGCAGGCTATTCAGACAGGTAA